From Saccopteryx leptura isolate mSacLep1 chromosome 3, mSacLep1_pri_phased_curated, whole genome shotgun sequence, one genomic window encodes:
- the NFYC gene encoding nuclear transcription factor Y subunit gamma isoform X1, producing MSTEGGFGSTSSSDAQQSLQSFWPRVMEEIRNLTVKDFRVQELPLARIKKIMKLDEDVKMISAEAPVLFAKAAQIFITELTLRAWIHTEDNKRRTLQRNDIAMAITKFDQFDFLIDIVPRDELKPPKRQEEVRQSVTPAEPVQYYFTLAQQPTAVQVQGQQQGQQTTSSTTTIQPGQIIIAQPQQGQTTPVTMQVGEGQQVQIVQAQPQGQAQQAQSSTGQTMQVMQQIITNTGEIQQIPVQLNAGQLQYIRLAQPVSGTQVVQGQIQTLATNAQQITQTEVQQGQQQFSQFTDGQRNSVQPARGSELTGEAEPREVKATGNATPCTSSPPTTHTPSHRAGASCVCCSQPQQSSTSPPPSDALQWVVVEVSGAPSQLEAHRELPAPLPGVTSLSPLHPSQQLYQIQQVTMPAGQDLAQPMFIQSANQPSDGQAPQVTGD from the exons AAAGATTTCCGAGTGCAGGAACTCCCACTGGCCCGTATTAAGAAGATTATGAAACTGGATGAAGATGTGAAG ATGATCAGTGCAGAAGCCCCTGTGCTATTTGCCAAGGCAGCCCAGATTTTTATCACAGAGTTGACTCTTCGAGCCTGGATCCACACAGAGGATAATAAGCGCCGGACTCTACAG AGGAATGATATCGCCATGGCAATTACAAAATTTGATCAGTTTGACTTTCTCATCGATATTGTTCCAAGAGATGAGCTGAAACCGCCGAAGCGTCAG GAGGAGGTGCGCCAGTCTGTGACTCCTGCCGAGCCCGTCCAGTACTACTTCACGCTGGCTCAGCAGCCCACAGCCGTCCAAGTCCAGGGGCAGCAGCAAGGCCAGCAGACCACCAGCTCCACAACCACCATCCAGCCTGGGCAGATCATAATTGCGCAGCCTCAGCAGGGCCAG ACCACACCAGTGACCATGCAGGTTGGAGAAGGTCAGCAGGTGCAGATTGTCCAGGCGCAGCCGCAAGGTCAAGCCCAGCAGGCCCAGAGCAGCACTGGGCAGACGATGCAGGTGATGCAGCAGATCATCACGAACACGGGGGAGATCCAGCAGATCCCG GTGCAGCTGAATGCGGGCCAGCTGCAGTACATCCGCCTAGCCCAGCCTGTGTCAGGCACCCAAGTTGTGCAGGGACAGATCCAGACGCTTGCCACCAATGCTCAACAG ATCACACAGACAGAAGTCCAGCAAGGACAGCAGCAGTTCAGCCAGTTCACAGATGGACAG AGGAACAGCGTGCAGCCAGCTCGAGGCTCTGAGCTAACGGGAGAGGCAGAGCCCAGAGAAGTGAAAGCCACAGGAAATGCAACTCCCTGCACCTCTTCCCCGCCCACTACACACACCCCCTCACACCGTGCTGGTGCCTCCTGTGTCTGCTGCTCCCAGCCCCAGCAGAGCTccacatcccctcctccctctgacgCCTTGCAGTGGGTGGTGGTTGAAGTATCCGGGGCCCCCAGCCAACTCGAGGCCCATAGGGAGCTGCCTGCCCCTCTCCCAGGGGTgacctcactctctcctctccacccctcGCAGCAGCTCTACCAGATCCAGCAAGTCACCATGCCTGCCGGCCAGGACCTCGCCCAGCCCATGTTCATCCAGTCGGCCAACCAGCCCTCCGACGGGCAGGCCCCTCAGGTGACCGGAGACTGA